One part of the Anopheles merus strain MAF chromosome 3L, AmerM5.1, whole genome shotgun sequence genome encodes these proteins:
- the LOC121599636 gene encoding uncharacterized protein LOC121599636 isoform X2 encodes MKRRSRTSVKNPWSGHHDEGVFLVRFKIGPDYCELLSTEEAGMKKTPGTPTVDREDSGRWSICSDFERDSLPDVDDVCDTWNEFIYLRLSEENAKHLNSYNPDFEVTPFDEYYQPAEASNTIISLRFTPYELHRILHGYDLIALSNDDEDDHDDDVQSHSSHSSTDSDSVFVDAFVRHPTDARITPSVDSLDEGVAFRDSPVESPEPHHLPNDIDIKISFLIEELLDTERNYINTLEKGIATYIDAVFTDHTPPELCGKKYHLFGNLQYIYRFHRNAFLPRLLTAGNDVELIADAFVHFLDNDSFYGYVLYSMYHPKSQRLCEQHIEFFRQHQQQHGDKLGVKSLILQPIQRLPRYQLLLTSLFKQLVKKPGAISRNTQLHKVCVAEKRLQTLIGIMNESVTVNDILQCEKAEDDEVELGFGVPKPAIVLRNQNHDNQVLFLYPKDNEHVDHNKPINILHQGKFRSVFPVFINDLRLKRQYQGRLFVFERCVIYTEQLDLKSLTYRGHYTHQEVEFDFTNRQILKLSSRRHERLEIEVKINIQSPGKTHLPDVMMAIKTIIDRRDQRESFAMDGAAVEALATPFARRNSSFRSSFSSTTSDSSFLSVFSSPAAATAAEEDSPAAGSAHRAGSVLSECGSIETMLHFQQHFERALDDCTSLYIRTLPEDVVGQLEEMVEILDEMLRIQRAINRRLFEQEFERLSYDSDLQYLCCVFRDCFRRSEFDVFLRYVEHVKTVESMLMSFEQYSSSKEKGDGGGANGTTLTIDAFLYLPIKYVNRCHQFFSVAWAQREEDRTDCSEFKTVELRYVHEQMALVQRRVNENYQIRQLIMDVQFLNEIGLVKHSEIVKLEGSYALFRLLLTKTGLLCMKINAEQHKVETYSSVTFYCPYTKVSARTSKRSGTVWYVYLDSRKTTLIFPSRHLRYLTIEQYNTLSTQMKQKEREKRRSFFYVT; translated from the exons ATGAAGCGAAGGTCTCGAACTAGTGTAAAGAACCCGTGGTCTGGCCATCACGATGAGGGtgtgtttttggtgcgtttcAAGATCGGCCCGGACTACTGTGAGCT TTTGTCGACTGAAGAGGCCGGTATGAAGAAGACACCTGGCACCCCTACCGTAGATCGGGAAGATTCTGGTCGGTGGAGCATCTGTTC TGACTTTGAGAGGGACTCTCTACCGGACGTGGACGATGTGTGTGATACGTGGAACGAATTCATCTACTTGCGGCTTTCGGAGGAAAATGCCAAACATCTAAACTCTTACAACCC GGACTTTGAGGTGACACCGTTCGATGAGTACTATCAACCGGCCGAGGCGTCCAACACAATCATCTCGTTGCGTTTCACACCATACGAGCTGCATCGGATACTGCACGGTTACGATCTGATCGCCCTAAGCAACGACGACGAagatgatcatgatgatgatgttcaaTCCCACAGCTCCCATTCTTCGACCGACTCCGATAGCGTGTTTGTGGATGCATTTGTACGACATCCCACCGACGCACGCATCACCCCGTCGGTCGATTCCCTCGACGAAGGTGTCGCATTCCGAGACAGCCCGGTCGAGTCACCGGAACCGCACCATCTTCCCAATGATATTGACAT TAAAATCTCGTTCCTCATCGAAGAGCTGCTCGACACGGAGCGGAACTATATCAACACGCTCGAGAAGGGCATCGCCACCTACATCGATGCCGTGTTTACCGACCACACACCTCCCGAACTGTGCGGCAAGAAGTATCACCTGTTCGGCAACCTGCAGTACATCTATCGGTTCCATCGAAATGCCTTCTTACCGCGGCTGCTAACGGCGGGCAACGATGTGGAGCTGATCGCGGACGCATTCGTGCACTTTCTCGACAACGACAGCTTTTACGGCTACGTACTGTACTCCATGTACCATCCGAAGTCGCAGCGGCTGTGCGAGCAGCACATTGAGTTCTTTCGccagcatcagcaacagcacggCGATAAGCTGGGGGTGAAAAGTTTGATACTGCAGCCGATACAGCGGCTGCCCCGGTaccagctgctgctgacgaGCCTGTTCAAGCAGCTGGTAAAGAAGCCGGGTGCGATCAGCAGGAACACGCAGCTGCACAAGGTTTGCGTGGCGGAGAAGCGGCTGCAGACGCTGATCGGGATCATGAACGAGTCGGTTACGGTCAACGATATTCTGCAGTGTGAAAAG GCTGAAGATGATGAGGTTGAGTTGGGCTTCGGTGTTCCCAAGCCGGCCATCGTACTCAGAAATCAAAATCACGACAATCAGGTACTATTCCTGTATCCCAAGGACAACGAACATGTGGATCACAATAAACCG ATCAACATTCTACACCAGGGCAAGTTCCGCAGTGTCTTTCCCGTGTTCATCAACGATCTCCGCCTGAAGCGCCAATACCAGGGCCGTCTGTTTGTGTTCGAGCGTTGCGTGATCTACACCGAACAGCTTGACCTCAAATCTCTCACGTACCGTGGCCACTACACGCACCAGGAAGTGGAGTTCGACTTTACCAACCGACAGATTCTGAAGCTTTCCTCCCGCCGCCACGAACGGCTAGAGATTGAGGTGAAGATTAACATACAGAGTCCGGGCAAAACGCACCTGCCGGACGTTATGATGGCGATCAAGACGATCATCGATCGAAGAGATCAGCGTGAAAGCTTCGCAATGGATGGCGCTGCCGTTGAGGCGCTGGCAACGCCGTTCGCACGCCGCAATTCCAGCTTCCGCAGCAGTTTCTCCAGCACTACGAGCGATTCGAGCTTTCTGAGCGTGTTCAGCAGTCCGGCAGCAGCGACCGCAGCGGAAGAGGACTCGCCCGCTGCCGGCTCAGCGCACCGCGCCGGCAGTGTCCTGTCGGAGTGTGGGTCGATCGAGACGATGCTACACTTTCAGCAGCACTTCGAGCGTGCGCTGGACGACTGTACGAGTCTTTACATCCGCACGCTGCCGGAAGATGTGGTCGGCCAGCTGGAAGAGATGGTGGAGATACTGGACGAGATGTTGCGCATTCAGCGCGCGATCAATCGGCGCCTGTTTGAGCAGGAGTTTGAGCGGCTCAGCTACGACAGTGATCTGCAGTACCTTTGCTGCGTGTTTCGGGACTGCTTCCGGCGCAGCGAGTTCGACGTGTTTCTGCGCTACGTCGAGCACGTGAAGACGGTGGAGTCGATGCTGATGAGCTTCGAGCAGTATTCGAGCAGTAAGGAGaagggtgatggtggtggtgctaacGGGACGACACTCACGATCGATGCCTTTCTCTATCTGCCGATCAAGTACGTGAACCGGTGCCATCAGTTTTTCAGTGTTGCGTGGGCTCAGCGAGAGGAAGACCGGACCGACTGTTCCGAGTTTAAGACGGTCGAGCTGCGGTACGTGCACGAGCAGATGGCACTGGTGCAGCGGCGGGTCAATGAAAACTACCAGATCCGTCAGCTGATTATGGATGTGCAGTTTCTGAACGAGATTGGACTGGTGAAGCACTCCGAGATCGTGAAGCTGGAGGGATCGTATGCACTGTTCCGTTTGCTACTCACCAAAACTGGACTGCTCTGCATGAAGATCAATGCTGAACAG CATAAGGTGGAAACGTACAGCAGTGTCACCTTCTACTGTCCGTACACGAAGGTCTCGGCGCGGACGAGTAAGCGTAGCGGCACCGTCTGGTACGTCTACTTGGACAGTCGAAAAACGACACTGATCTTCCCGTCCCGGCACCTGCGCTACCTCACGATCGAGCAGTACAACACGCTCTCCACCCAGATGAAGCAGAAGGAGCGGGAAAAGCGACGATCGTTCTTCTACGTCACCTGA
- the LOC121599636 gene encoding uncharacterized protein LOC121599636 isoform X1, producing MSARYGTISGMLGLVEPAESSAASSMEKIEVLPEPARRTRKRDSLRKISVRHLVSKLETRAAETLERNFGGRFSGRLRKGKVGDAVTPGATSSSSGDVPVPDQPSSSSARTWYMVPLSAQKSSSNQSADCSAAASSLSLSSSMATDDNNSDNSDDTDVQWAVSGRDKISADKAEFSQRLSTEEAGMKKTPGTPTVDREDSGRWSICSDFERDSLPDVDDVCDTWNEFIYLRLSEENAKHLNSYNPDFEVTPFDEYYQPAEASNTIISLRFTPYELHRILHGYDLIALSNDDEDDHDDDVQSHSSHSSTDSDSVFVDAFVRHPTDARITPSVDSLDEGVAFRDSPVESPEPHHLPNDIDIKISFLIEELLDTERNYINTLEKGIATYIDAVFTDHTPPELCGKKYHLFGNLQYIYRFHRNAFLPRLLTAGNDVELIADAFVHFLDNDSFYGYVLYSMYHPKSQRLCEQHIEFFRQHQQQHGDKLGVKSLILQPIQRLPRYQLLLTSLFKQLVKKPGAISRNTQLHKVCVAEKRLQTLIGIMNESVTVNDILQCEKAEDDEVELGFGVPKPAIVLRNQNHDNQVLFLYPKDNEHVDHNKPINILHQGKFRSVFPVFINDLRLKRQYQGRLFVFERCVIYTEQLDLKSLTYRGHYTHQEVEFDFTNRQILKLSSRRHERLEIEVKINIQSPGKTHLPDVMMAIKTIIDRRDQRESFAMDGAAVEALATPFARRNSSFRSSFSSTTSDSSFLSVFSSPAAATAAEEDSPAAGSAHRAGSVLSECGSIETMLHFQQHFERALDDCTSLYIRTLPEDVVGQLEEMVEILDEMLRIQRAINRRLFEQEFERLSYDSDLQYLCCVFRDCFRRSEFDVFLRYVEHVKTVESMLMSFEQYSSSKEKGDGGGANGTTLTIDAFLYLPIKYVNRCHQFFSVAWAQREEDRTDCSEFKTVELRYVHEQMALVQRRVNENYQIRQLIMDVQFLNEIGLVKHSEIVKLEGSYALFRLLLTKTGLLCMKINAEQHKVETYSSVTFYCPYTKVSARTSKRSGTVWYVYLDSRKTTLIFPSRHLRYLTIEQYNTLSTQMKQKEREKRRSFFYVT from the exons ATGAGCGCACGGTACGGTACGATTAGTGGAATGCTGGGCCTCGTGGAGCCCGCCGAAAGTTCAGCAGCATCCTCGATGGAGAAGATTGAAGTGCTTCCCGAACCTGCAAGAAGAACGCGCAAAAGAG ATAGCCTTCGAAAGATTAGCGTACGCCATCTGGTGAGCAAGCTGGAAACCCGCGCAGCAGAAACGTTGGAGCGCAATTTCGGGGGTCGTTTTTCGGGCCGCCTTCGGAAGGGAAAGGTTGGAGATGCGGTGACACCGGGCGCTACATCCAGTTCCAGCGGTGACGTGCCAGTGCCAGATCAGCCTTCCAGCTCAAGCGCCCGGACCTGGTATATGGTGCCGCTTTCCGCGCAAAAAAGCTCCTCCAACCAGTCTGCGGACTGCTCGGCTGCGGCATCGTCTCTCTCGCTCAGCTCCAGCATGGCTACGGACGACAACAACAGTGACAACAGCGATGACACCGACGTCCAGTGGGCCGTTAGCGGGCGCGATAAGATAAGCGCCGATAAGGCAGAATTTAGCCAACG TTTGTCGACTGAAGAGGCCGGTATGAAGAAGACACCTGGCACCCCTACCGTAGATCGGGAAGATTCTGGTCGGTGGAGCATCTGTTC TGACTTTGAGAGGGACTCTCTACCGGACGTGGACGATGTGTGTGATACGTGGAACGAATTCATCTACTTGCGGCTTTCGGAGGAAAATGCCAAACATCTAAACTCTTACAACCC GGACTTTGAGGTGACACCGTTCGATGAGTACTATCAACCGGCCGAGGCGTCCAACACAATCATCTCGTTGCGTTTCACACCATACGAGCTGCATCGGATACTGCACGGTTACGATCTGATCGCCCTAAGCAACGACGACGAagatgatcatgatgatgatgttcaaTCCCACAGCTCCCATTCTTCGACCGACTCCGATAGCGTGTTTGTGGATGCATTTGTACGACATCCCACCGACGCACGCATCACCCCGTCGGTCGATTCCCTCGACGAAGGTGTCGCATTCCGAGACAGCCCGGTCGAGTCACCGGAACCGCACCATCTTCCCAATGATATTGACAT TAAAATCTCGTTCCTCATCGAAGAGCTGCTCGACACGGAGCGGAACTATATCAACACGCTCGAGAAGGGCATCGCCACCTACATCGATGCCGTGTTTACCGACCACACACCTCCCGAACTGTGCGGCAAGAAGTATCACCTGTTCGGCAACCTGCAGTACATCTATCGGTTCCATCGAAATGCCTTCTTACCGCGGCTGCTAACGGCGGGCAACGATGTGGAGCTGATCGCGGACGCATTCGTGCACTTTCTCGACAACGACAGCTTTTACGGCTACGTACTGTACTCCATGTACCATCCGAAGTCGCAGCGGCTGTGCGAGCAGCACATTGAGTTCTTTCGccagcatcagcaacagcacggCGATAAGCTGGGGGTGAAAAGTTTGATACTGCAGCCGATACAGCGGCTGCCCCGGTaccagctgctgctgacgaGCCTGTTCAAGCAGCTGGTAAAGAAGCCGGGTGCGATCAGCAGGAACACGCAGCTGCACAAGGTTTGCGTGGCGGAGAAGCGGCTGCAGACGCTGATCGGGATCATGAACGAGTCGGTTACGGTCAACGATATTCTGCAGTGTGAAAAG GCTGAAGATGATGAGGTTGAGTTGGGCTTCGGTGTTCCCAAGCCGGCCATCGTACTCAGAAATCAAAATCACGACAATCAGGTACTATTCCTGTATCCCAAGGACAACGAACATGTGGATCACAATAAACCG ATCAACATTCTACACCAGGGCAAGTTCCGCAGTGTCTTTCCCGTGTTCATCAACGATCTCCGCCTGAAGCGCCAATACCAGGGCCGTCTGTTTGTGTTCGAGCGTTGCGTGATCTACACCGAACAGCTTGACCTCAAATCTCTCACGTACCGTGGCCACTACACGCACCAGGAAGTGGAGTTCGACTTTACCAACCGACAGATTCTGAAGCTTTCCTCCCGCCGCCACGAACGGCTAGAGATTGAGGTGAAGATTAACATACAGAGTCCGGGCAAAACGCACCTGCCGGACGTTATGATGGCGATCAAGACGATCATCGATCGAAGAGATCAGCGTGAAAGCTTCGCAATGGATGGCGCTGCCGTTGAGGCGCTGGCAACGCCGTTCGCACGCCGCAATTCCAGCTTCCGCAGCAGTTTCTCCAGCACTACGAGCGATTCGAGCTTTCTGAGCGTGTTCAGCAGTCCGGCAGCAGCGACCGCAGCGGAAGAGGACTCGCCCGCTGCCGGCTCAGCGCACCGCGCCGGCAGTGTCCTGTCGGAGTGTGGGTCGATCGAGACGATGCTACACTTTCAGCAGCACTTCGAGCGTGCGCTGGACGACTGTACGAGTCTTTACATCCGCACGCTGCCGGAAGATGTGGTCGGCCAGCTGGAAGAGATGGTGGAGATACTGGACGAGATGTTGCGCATTCAGCGCGCGATCAATCGGCGCCTGTTTGAGCAGGAGTTTGAGCGGCTCAGCTACGACAGTGATCTGCAGTACCTTTGCTGCGTGTTTCGGGACTGCTTCCGGCGCAGCGAGTTCGACGTGTTTCTGCGCTACGTCGAGCACGTGAAGACGGTGGAGTCGATGCTGATGAGCTTCGAGCAGTATTCGAGCAGTAAGGAGaagggtgatggtggtggtgctaacGGGACGACACTCACGATCGATGCCTTTCTCTATCTGCCGATCAAGTACGTGAACCGGTGCCATCAGTTTTTCAGTGTTGCGTGGGCTCAGCGAGAGGAAGACCGGACCGACTGTTCCGAGTTTAAGACGGTCGAGCTGCGGTACGTGCACGAGCAGATGGCACTGGTGCAGCGGCGGGTCAATGAAAACTACCAGATCCGTCAGCTGATTATGGATGTGCAGTTTCTGAACGAGATTGGACTGGTGAAGCACTCCGAGATCGTGAAGCTGGAGGGATCGTATGCACTGTTCCGTTTGCTACTCACCAAAACTGGACTGCTCTGCATGAAGATCAATGCTGAACAG CATAAGGTGGAAACGTACAGCAGTGTCACCTTCTACTGTCCGTACACGAAGGTCTCGGCGCGGACGAGTAAGCGTAGCGGCACCGTCTGGTACGTCTACTTGGACAGTCGAAAAACGACACTGATCTTCCCGTCCCGGCACCTGCGCTACCTCACGATCGAGCAGTACAACACGCTCTCCACCCAGATGAAGCAGAAGGAGCGGGAAAAGCGACGATCGTTCTTCTACGTCACCTGA